Proteins co-encoded in one Syntrophales bacterium genomic window:
- a CDS encoding aspartate 1-decarboxylase — MQKLQNTIREETITMQRFILKSKIHRVTVTDADLNYEGSITIDEELMNAADIFPYEKVNIYNVSNGERFSTYAIKGEKGSGVICLNGAAARKCSSGDIVIIASFVIVDNDSARDWSPKCVYVDDKNKIKEISG; from the coding sequence ATGCAAAAGTTGCAAAATACCATAAGGGAGGAAACAATTACCATGCAAAGGTTCATCCTGAAATCAAAAATCCACAGGGTAACCGTAACCGACGCTGATCTCAATTATGAGGGGAGTATTACGATCGATGAAGAGCTCATGAATGCCGCGGACATTTTCCCATACGAAAAAGTAAATATCTACAATGTGTCAAACGGCGAAAGATTCTCGACCTATGCTATAAAAGGCGAAAAAGGTTCCGGCGTTATATGCCTTAATGGGGCTGCGGCCAGGAAGTGTTCCAGCGGGGACATAGTCATCATAGCAAGCTTTGTCATTGTGGATAATGATTCCGCACGAGACTGGTCTCCCAAATGTGTATATGTGGATGACAAAAACAAAATTAAGGAAATAAGTGGTTGA